Within the Salinimonas marina genome, the region AAACTGGATTCGACTATCTACCCGGGTCAGTGGTTGTACCGGTTATGCCTATGTACTGGATTTTGCCGATAGTCCCGAAGCGGACGATGAAACCCTGGATGCCGGCGATAATGTTAAAGTTGCTATCGCCAGTAATGCTGTAAGCTTGCTGCGTGGTACCGAAATTGATTATGTCATGGAAGGAGTTAATGGCGTGATTAAGTACTACAACCCGAACGTAGTAGATGAATGTGGTTGTGGCGAAAGCTTTAACATAGGCTAAGAAAGTAAACATG harbors:
- a CDS encoding HesB/IscA family protein; this translates as MSVETFVPSNTVVSLTDAAKKHFSAKLAKADKNWIRLSTRVSGCTGYAYVLDFADSPEADDETLDAGDNVKVAIASNAVSLLRGTEIDYVMEGVNGVIKYYNPNVVDECGCGESFNIG